In a genomic window of Zingiber officinale cultivar Zhangliang chromosome 9B, Zo_v1.1, whole genome shotgun sequence:
- the LOC122022410 gene encoding serine carboxypeptidase-like 45, whose translation MQSTSLSWTWKAIVMASVTLFQMCSSRDLQSNFALQDKIIKLPGQPQVGFQQFSGYITVDELRQRALFYYFAEAEVDPSTKPLVVWLNGGPGCSSVGVGAFSENGPFRPKGEMLVRNEYSWNKEANMLYLETPAGVGFSYSRDSSFYDGVNDKMTARDNLVFLRRWFTRFPEYKSRDLYIAGESYAGHYVPQLANLMVDLNNKDKIFNLKGIALGNPVLEFSTDFNSRAEFFWSHGLISDSTYRIFTSACNYSRYVGEYYRGSLSPVCQRVMSQVTRETSRFVDKYDVTLDVCISSVLSQSTVLSPHQVTEHLDVCVEDETLSYLNRKDVQDSLHAHLKGVTKWTVCSSVLDYELLDLEIPTIAVVGSIVKAGIPVLVYSGDQDSVIPLTGSRTLVQRLANEIGMKTTVPYRVWFEGEQVGGWTQVYGNILSFATIRGASHEAPFSQPERSLVLFRAFLQGRPLPESFT comes from the exons ATGCAGTCTACGTCTCTAAGCTGGACATGGAAGGCCATTGTGATGGCTTCTGTCACTCTATTCCAAATGTGCTCCTCAAGGGACTTGCAGTCCAATTTCGCCCTTCAAGACAAGATCATCAAGCTGCCTGGCCAGCCTCAGGTTGGCTTCCAACAGTTCTCAGGCTACATCACAGTGGATGAGCTGAGGCAGAGGGCTCTTTTTTACTACTTTGCTGAAGCAGAGGTGGATCCATCCACAAAGCCCCTGGTTGTCTGGTTGAATGGAG GACCTGGTTGCTCCTCTGTTGGGGTCGGGGCATTCTCAGAGAATGGGCCTTTCAGACCAAAAGGTGAAATGCTGGTGAGAAATGAGTATAGCTGGAACAAAG AGGCCAACATGTTGTATCTGGAGACCCCAGCAGGAGTTGGTTTCTCCTACTCAAGAGATTCTTCCTTTTATGATGGTGTGAATGATAAGATGACAG CTAGGGACAATTTGGTTTTCCTTCGGCGCTGGTTCACAAGGTTCCCAGAGTACAAGAGTAGAGATTTATACATAGCTGGAGAAAGCTATGCAG GCCATTATGTTCCACAGCTAGCTAATCTCATGGTTGATTTGAATAACAAGGATAAGATCTTCAACCTAAAAGGAATTGCC TTGGGCAATCCGGTTCTTGAGTTCTCAACTGACTTCAATTCAAGAGCGGAGTTCTTTTGGTCCCATGGCTTGATATCAGATTCCACATACAGAATATTCACTTCTGCTTGTAACTACTCACGCTATGTTGGTGAGTATTACAGAGGTTCTCTTAGCCCGGTTTGTCAAAGAGTGATGAGCCAAGTCACAAGAGAAACTAGCAGATTTGTCGACAAATACGACGTTACTCTTGATGTTTGTATATCTTCAGTTTTATCTCAGTCCACTGTTCTAAGTCCTCAT CAAGTGACAGAGCATCTTGATGTTTGCGTGGAAGATGAAACATTGAGTTATCTAAACCGCAAGGATGTGCAAGATTCCCTTCATGCACACCTGAAAGGAGTTACTAAATGGACTGTTTGCAGCAG CGTTCTCGATTATGAACTGCTCGATTTGGAAATACCAACAATTGCTGTAGTAGGATCCATTGTCAAGGCCGGAATTCCTGTGTTGGTTTACAG TGGCGATCAGGATTCCGTTATTCCATTGACAGGGAGCCGAACCCTGGTGCAGAGATTGGCCAATGAGATTGGCATGAAAACAACAGTTCCATATAGGGTCTGGTTCGAGGGAGAACAG GTTGGTGGATGGACTCAAGTTTATGGCAATATCTTGTCATTTGCTACCATAAGAGGAGCTTCCCATGAGGCTCCTTTCTCACAGCCTGAGAGGTCACTTGTGCTGTTCAGAGCATTTCTGCAAGGAAGACCCCTACctgagagcttcacttaa